A window of the Nibribacter ruber genome harbors these coding sequences:
- the alaS gene encoding alanine--tRNA ligase encodes MTSAQIRQQFLDFFASKGHQIVPSAPIVVKDDPTLMFINSGMAPFKDYFLGNKPAPYARVADTQKCLRVSGKHNDLEEVGYDTYHHTMFEMLGNWSFGDYFKQDALKWSWELLTEVYKLPKDRLYVSVFQGDSAENLQMDQEAFDIWKTMIAEDRILMGNKKDNFWEMGETGPCGPCSEIHVDLRTDEERAQVDGKSLVNNDHPQVVEIWNNVFMEFNRLADSSLVKLPAQHVDTGMGFERLCMAIQGKRSNYDTDVFQPMIQFIAKEAGVVYGENEKVDIAIRVIADHIRAISFTIADGQLPSNNKAGYVIRRILRRAVRYSFTYLNFKKPFLNTIVPVLADQLANVFPELKAQQGFVQRVIEEEENAFLRTLENGLKRLDALQDSFKANGNTIDGKTAFELYDTFGFPLDLTALIAKESGLTIDEAGFTAEMEQQKNRSRNAAQTEQSDWVMLQPDTDTEWVAYDAESTEARIVRYREVTAKNKKEYHVVLDRTPFYAESGGQIGDTGFLESASGKVKVINTVKENDLIVHITTELPKNLEETLVAKVDSQRRALIKKNHSATHLLHAALKQVLGDHVNQKGSLVSDKLLRFDFSHFTKVTEEQLREVEQIVNQRIRESIEKDERRNVPIEEAKQLGATALFGEKYGDFVRVITFNKEYSIELCGGIHVQNTGNIGFFKIVSESSVAAGVRRIEAVTADVAEAFVDEQITQFEEVKQVLGVQKEFGKAIEKLQDENAALRKQLEAFELKQVTAQKEKLASEVREVNGVNFLAAKVDVSNADYLKKLAFDLRSVVNNLVLVLAADVDGKPQLAVMLSDEVVSGKGLNAVQMVKELAKEIKGGGGGQPFYATAGGKEVSGLEAALAKAESLLA; translated from the coding sequence ATGACCTCGGCCCAGATACGTCAACAGTTCCTAGATTTCTTCGCCTCCAAAGGCCACCAGATTGTGCCATCGGCGCCCATTGTGGTGAAAGACGACCCAACCTTGATGTTCATCAATTCTGGTATGGCGCCTTTTAAAGACTATTTCTTGGGCAACAAGCCGGCACCGTATGCGCGCGTGGCAGATACGCAGAAGTGTCTGCGCGTTTCTGGCAAGCACAATGACCTGGAGGAAGTAGGCTATGACACCTACCACCACACAATGTTTGAGATGCTGGGCAATTGGTCTTTTGGCGACTACTTCAAGCAGGACGCCCTCAAATGGTCTTGGGAGTTACTAACTGAGGTGTACAAACTGCCCAAAGACAGGCTGTACGTTTCAGTTTTTCAGGGAGATTCTGCTGAGAACCTGCAAATGGACCAGGAAGCTTTTGACATCTGGAAAACCATGATTGCCGAAGACCGCATCTTGATGGGCAACAAGAAGGATAACTTCTGGGAAATGGGCGAAACCGGTCCTTGCGGTCCTTGTTCTGAGATTCACGTGGACTTGCGCACCGACGAGGAGCGTGCCCAGGTAGACGGAAAATCTTTGGTGAACAATGACCACCCACAAGTGGTGGAAATCTGGAACAACGTGTTCATGGAGTTCAACCGTCTAGCGGATAGTTCTTTGGTAAAACTCCCTGCGCAACACGTAGATACGGGCATGGGCTTCGAGCGTTTGTGCATGGCCATCCAAGGCAAACGGTCCAACTATGACACGGACGTTTTCCAGCCGATGATTCAGTTCATTGCCAAGGAGGCGGGCGTAGTGTATGGAGAAAACGAGAAGGTGGACATTGCCATCAGGGTAATTGCCGACCACATTCGCGCTATCTCTTTTACAATTGCTGATGGTCAGTTGCCAAGCAACAACAAGGCGGGCTACGTGATTCGTCGAATCCTTCGCCGTGCGGTTCGATATTCCTTTACATACCTGAACTTCAAGAAGCCGTTCCTGAACACCATCGTGCCGGTTTTGGCAGACCAACTGGCCAACGTGTTCCCAGAACTGAAAGCCCAACAGGGTTTTGTACAGCGCGTGATTGAAGAAGAGGAAAACGCCTTCTTACGTACCTTGGAGAACGGGTTGAAGCGTCTGGATGCCTTACAAGATTCGTTCAAAGCCAACGGCAACACCATTGACGGCAAGACCGCCTTTGAACTGTATGACACCTTCGGGTTCCCGCTGGATTTAACGGCCCTTATTGCCAAGGAAAGCGGCTTGACCATTGACGAGGCTGGCTTTACCGCTGAGATGGAACAGCAGAAAAACCGTTCCCGCAACGCCGCGCAAACGGAGCAAAGCGACTGGGTAATGCTTCAGCCTGACACCGACACTGAGTGGGTGGCTTATGATGCTGAGTCTACAGAGGCTCGCATAGTACGTTACCGCGAAGTAACCGCCAAAAACAAAAAAGAATACCATGTAGTGCTGGACCGCACGCCGTTCTACGCCGAAAGCGGTGGACAGATAGGCGACACCGGTTTCCTGGAATCTGCCTCGGGTAAGGTGAAAGTGATTAATACTGTCAAAGAGAACGACTTGATTGTCCATATCACCACGGAGCTACCTAAGAATCTAGAAGAAACCTTGGTGGCCAAGGTAGACAGCCAGCGCCGGGCGCTTATTAAAAAGAACCACTCGGCTACGCACTTGTTGCACGCCGCGTTAAAGCAGGTGCTAGGCGACCACGTAAACCAGAAAGGCTCTTTGGTAAGCGATAAACTACTGCGTTTTGACTTCTCTCACTTCACCAAAGTAACCGAGGAGCAATTGCGTGAAGTAGAACAGATAGTAAATCAGCGCATCCGCGAGTCGATTGAGAAAGACGAGCGCCGCAATGTTCCTATTGAAGAAGCCAAGCAACTGGGCGCTACCGCCTTGTTTGGCGAAAAATACGGTGATTTTGTGCGCGTCATTACCTTCAACAAAGAGTACTCTATTGAATTGTGCGGTGGTATTCACGTGCAAAACACGGGTAACATTGGCTTTTTCAAGATTGTAAGCGAAAGCTCTGTCGCCGCTGGTGTGCGTCGTATTGAGGCTGTAACCGCAGATGTAGCCGAAGCTTTTGTAGACGAGCAAATCACGCAGTTTGAGGAAGTGAAGCAGGTGCTGGGCGTGCAGAAGGAATTCGGGAAAGCCATTGAGAAACTACAGGATGAAAATGCCGCTCTGCGTAAGCAGTTAGAGGCCTTTGAGCTGAAGCAAGTGACAGCCCAGAAAGAAAAACTGGCTTCTGAAGTACGTGAAGTCAATGGCGTGAACTTCCTGGCGGCTAAAGTAGACGTGAGCAACGCTGATTACCTGAAGAAACTGGCCTTCGACTTACGCTCTGTGGTGAACAACCTGGTGCTGGTACTAGCCGCCGATGTAGACGGAAAACCACAGCTGGCCGTTATGTTGTCAGATGAAGTGGTATCGGGTAAAGGCTTGAACGCTGTGCAGATGGTGAAAGAGTTAGCCAAAGAAATTAAAGGCGGCGGCGGCGGACAACCATTCTACGCCACCGCTGGCGGTAAAGAAGTTTCAGGCTTAGAAGCCGCTCTTGCCAAAGCTGAATCTCTACTAGCCTAG
- a CDS encoding MerR family transcriptional regulator — MPYKERDIEKQYYSIGEVAAMFDVAPSLIRFWETEFDILKPKKNKKGNRLFSPKDIENLRFVYHLVKERGYTIQGAREMLKTRGVQAREKFEMVQSLEKIKEFLTSIKSQLP; from the coding sequence ATGCCTTACAAAGAACGCGATATAGAAAAACAGTACTACAGCATTGGCGAGGTGGCTGCCATGTTTGATGTGGCCCCTTCCCTCATCAGATTCTGGGAAACCGAATTTGATATCTTAAAGCCAAAGAAAAATAAGAAAGGCAATCGTCTCTTCTCCCCTAAAGACATTGAGAACTTGCGTTTTGTCTACCACTTGGTAAAGGAACGCGGTTACACCATTCAAGGCGCCCGCGAAATGCTCAAAACCCGCGGCGTTCAGGCCCGCGAAAAGTTCGAGATGGTGCAGAGCCTAGAGAAAATCAAAGAATTTTTAACCAGCATCAAGTCTCAATTACCATAA
- a CDS encoding TlpA disulfide reductase family protein, whose translation MKKQLIFATASLLVFGACQKKGVTAVDTDNSYRISGKINNMTTGKVYLDELGEQSFTPKDTAEIKQDGTFVMEGSVNEPAIYKLGFENKEGIMLVVDNKKIEVTADSGQVATTYKVTGSPDSELIQQLNTIMQGSQEGINALNQRYQVAANAGQEAEMAKIQQEFLTVQKSSQEKLKQMIKSNPGSVVSVYAATNILNLEEEFPFVDSMNAVFKEKLPNSRYTKSLEERLSGMRTTAIGSVAPDIKLASPSGPEVALSSLRGKYVLIDFWASWCGPCRKENPNVVRMYNIYKDKGFEIFGVSLDQDRAKWLKAIETDKLTWPHVSDLKGWESAAAALYGITAIPQTILLDKEGRIIAKNLRGPALEEKLASLLK comes from the coding sequence ATGAAGAAGCAACTCATATTCGCCACGGCCTCTTTGCTGGTCTTTGGTGCCTGCCAAAAGAAAGGCGTGACGGCCGTTGACACAGACAACAGCTACCGCATCTCGGGTAAGATCAACAATATGACCACCGGCAAAGTCTATTTAGACGAGCTGGGAGAGCAGTCGTTCACGCCTAAAGACACCGCCGAAATTAAGCAGGACGGCACCTTTGTAATGGAAGGCTCTGTAAATGAGCCGGCTATTTATAAACTGGGCTTTGAGAACAAGGAAGGTATCATGCTGGTGGTAGACAACAAGAAAATTGAAGTCACCGCAGACTCCGGCCAAGTAGCCACCACCTACAAAGTAACCGGATCGCCAGATTCTGAGTTGATACAGCAGTTGAACACCATCATGCAAGGTTCGCAGGAAGGAATCAATGCCTTAAACCAACGCTATCAGGTAGCTGCCAACGCAGGCCAGGAAGCTGAGATGGCCAAAATCCAGCAGGAATTCTTAACCGTGCAGAAGTCCAGCCAGGAAAAGCTGAAGCAGATGATCAAGTCCAACCCAGGATCTGTGGTTTCTGTGTACGCGGCCACCAATATCTTGAATCTGGAAGAGGAATTCCCGTTTGTAGACAGCATGAACGCCGTGTTCAAAGAAAAACTGCCTAACTCACGGTACACCAAATCCCTGGAAGAGCGGCTTTCAGGCATGCGCACCACCGCCATTGGCAGCGTGGCCCCAGACATCAAGCTGGCTTCACCTTCTGGACCTGAGGTTGCCTTATCCTCTTTGCGTGGAAAGTATGTGTTGATTGATTTCTGGGCCAGCTGGTGCGGACCTTGCCGCAAGGAAAACCCAAACGTGGTACGCATGTACAACATCTATAAAGACAAAGGCTTCGAAATCTTTGGGGTGAGCTTAGACCAGGACCGCGCCAAATGGTTAAAGGCCATTGAAACGGACAAACTGACCTGGCCGCATGTGTCAGACCTAAAGGGTTGGGAAAGCGCCGCCGCTGCTTTGTATGGCATCACCGCCATTCCGCAGACCATCTTGCTAGACAAAGAAGGCCGTATTATTGCCAAGAACCTGAGAGGCCCGGCCTTGGAAGAAAAACTGGCTTCGCTTTTAAAATAA
- the dprA gene encoding DNA-processing protein DprA has translation MTQDSRLKTQDSNDLLYQVALPLIPRIGGGNARTLVQALGSPENVFSASFENLSKVSRIGEVFARSIISHRAAALKQAEEIILRAEKEQVQLLYYTNPAYPDRLRDLPDAPLLLYYKGTVNLNAQKVISIVGTRKSTNYGHKVTEQLVQDLVKHEALVVSGLAYGIDIAAHRAALKEGLPTIGVMANSLETIYPYAHTSDAKQMLEHGGLLSEFPFGTKPDAPRFPSRNRIIAGMADCTIVVESTDKGGSLISADIAHSYDREVMAVPGPITSETSEGTNQLIKSLKAVPYTRFKDLEELLNWDKALASPAVPKTPPKRDFSGFPEDEQKVLKLLQHAGPTHIDILGRNTQFSMGQLSSVLFTLEMSGQIKAMPGKLYGLL, from the coding sequence ATGACTCAGGACTCGCGACTCAAGACTCAGGACTCAAACGATTTGCTGTACCAAGTGGCTCTGCCCTTGATTCCAAGGATTGGCGGAGGGAATGCCCGTACCTTAGTACAAGCTTTGGGTAGCCCTGAGAACGTTTTTTCAGCCTCCTTTGAAAACCTTTCCAAAGTCAGCCGCATTGGGGAGGTATTCGCTAGAAGTATTATTAGTCATAGAGCAGCGGCCCTGAAACAGGCGGAAGAGATTATCCTTCGGGCAGAAAAAGAGCAAGTTCAATTGCTCTATTATACCAACCCCGCTTACCCAGACCGATTGCGCGATTTACCTGATGCCCCGCTCCTGCTGTATTACAAAGGCACCGTCAACCTGAATGCCCAGAAGGTCATCAGCATTGTGGGTACCCGCAAAAGCACCAACTACGGCCATAAAGTCACGGAGCAACTGGTGCAGGACCTGGTCAAGCATGAAGCCTTGGTAGTAAGCGGACTAGCCTATGGGATTGACATTGCCGCGCATAGAGCCGCCTTAAAAGAGGGCTTGCCCACTATAGGTGTGATGGCTAACAGCTTGGAAACCATTTATCCATACGCCCATACCTCAGACGCCAAGCAAATGCTGGAGCATGGCGGCCTGCTCTCTGAATTTCCCTTCGGGACCAAGCCAGATGCGCCGCGCTTCCCTTCCCGCAACCGCATTATTGCCGGCATGGCCGACTGCACCATTGTAGTAGAATCTACGGACAAAGGCGGCTCTCTCATCTCAGCGGACATTGCGCACAGCTATGACCGCGAAGTGATGGCCGTTCCTGGGCCTATTACCTCAGAAACTTCTGAAGGTACCAATCAACTCATCAAAAGTCTGAAGGCCGTGCCTTACACTAGGTTCAAGGACCTGGAAGAACTCTTGAATTGGGACAAAGCGTTGGCCTCGCCTGCAGTACCTAAGACTCCACCCAAACGAGACTTCTCTGGCTTTCCGGAAGACGAGCAGAAAGTACTCAAGCTTTTACAACACGCCGGCCCCACGCACATTGACATTCTTGGCAGGAATACCCAGTTCTCTATGGGACAATTGTCCTCGGTGTTGTTCACCCTGGAAATGAGTGGGCAAATAAAAGCTATGCCAGGAAAACTGTATGGCCTTCTCTAA
- the gatB gene encoding Asp-tRNA(Asn)/Glu-tRNA(Gln) amidotransferase subunit GatB: MNEDIRSQYQAIIGLEVHAQLLTESKAYSADSTEYGMLPNTNLSVITLGHPGTLPRVNKKVVEMAMKMGVATNCEIERNNVYARKNYFYPDLPKGYQITQDKGPICTKGHMDIKTKDGGDKRIGITRIHMEEDAGKSMHLAGETETLVDLNRAGTPLIEIVSEPDIRDSEEAYAYLTQIKKLVQYLEICDGNMEEGSLRCDANISVMKKGADKWGTKVEVKNMNSFRNVQRAIEFEIDRQIEILENGGTIDSQTRNFDANTGTTTGMRSKETMNDYRYFPEPDLPPVTISDEWLNSVMESMPALPQELYTRFTQQYGLSDYDANVLVDNKQIALYFDALCQHTKNYKAAANWVTGPVKSYLNELALDMSAFPLTPEQIAGLIELVDSNKVSHTVAAKQIFPYLLENPGKTAQQIASEQNLVQESDAGALQAIIDGILAANPAKVAEYKAGKASLLGMFMGDLMKQTKGKADPKIANKLLKESLDK; the protein is encoded by the coding sequence ATGAACGAAGACATCCGTTCCCAGTATCAGGCTATCATTGGTTTAGAGGTGCACGCCCAGTTGCTGACTGAAAGCAAAGCGTATTCAGCTGACTCTACTGAGTACGGCATGCTGCCTAACACCAACTTGAGCGTAATTACTTTGGGTCACCCAGGTACCTTGCCGCGCGTGAACAAAAAAGTAGTGGAGATGGCCATGAAGATGGGCGTTGCCACTAACTGTGAGATTGAGCGTAACAATGTGTACGCTCGTAAGAATTACTTCTATCCAGACCTTCCCAAAGGCTACCAGATTACTCAGGACAAAGGGCCTATCTGCACCAAAGGGCACATGGACATTAAAACCAAAGACGGTGGCGATAAGCGCATTGGCATCACGCGTATTCACATGGAAGAAGATGCGGGTAAGTCTATGCACTTGGCTGGAGAGACCGAGACCTTGGTAGACTTGAACCGTGCCGGTACGCCTTTGATTGAGATTGTGTCTGAACCAGACATCAGGGACTCTGAGGAAGCCTATGCCTACTTGACCCAAATCAAGAAGCTAGTACAGTACCTGGAGATTTGCGACGGCAACATGGAAGAAGGTTCGCTAAGATGCGATGCCAACATTTCTGTGATGAAGAAAGGCGCAGACAAGTGGGGCACCAAGGTGGAGGTAAAAAACATGAACTCCTTCCGGAATGTGCAGCGCGCCATTGAGTTTGAGATTGATCGTCAGATTGAGATTCTGGAGAACGGCGGTACCATTGATTCGCAGACCAGAAACTTTGACGCCAACACCGGCACCACTACTGGCATGCGCTCCAAGGAAACCATGAACGATTACCGTTACTTCCCGGAGCCAGACCTTCCGCCAGTGACCATCTCAGATGAGTGGTTGAATTCTGTAATGGAAAGCATGCCCGCACTTCCGCAGGAATTGTATACAAGGTTCACGCAGCAGTACGGTCTTTCTGACTATGATGCCAACGTGTTGGTAGACAACAAACAGATTGCCCTTTACTTTGACGCACTCTGCCAACACACCAAGAACTATAAGGCGGCGGCCAATTGGGTAACTGGTCCTGTGAAGTCCTACTTGAATGAGCTCGCGCTGGACATGTCTGCTTTCCCGTTAACCCCAGAGCAGATTGCCGGCCTGATTGAATTGGTAGACAGCAACAAAGTGAGCCACACCGTAGCGGCCAAGCAGATTTTCCCGTATTTATTGGAGAACCCTGGCAAAACCGCTCAGCAGATAGCATCTGAGCAGAACCTGGTACAGGAATCTGATGCCGGTGCGTTGCAAGCCATCATTGATGGAATCCTAGCGGCCAACCCGGCCAAAGTAGCAGAGTACAAGGCTGGCAAGGCTTCCTTACTGGGCATGTTCATGGGTGATTTGATGAAGCAGACCAAGGGAAAAGCAGATCCTAAGATAGCCAATAAGTTATTGAAGGAGAGTCTGGATAAGTAA
- a CDS encoding aminotransferase class IV: MYIIYNGQFLPEQDLRLPLTNRAFQYNDGFFETLVWEKGRLRLLVEHIERMQEAASTLGLKLPTDLSPSNLEEQVKALTEMNDCSVFARVKLKVWRSGQGLYMPQIDTVDWLLTVQPMSAPSREPLNIGICAGICTQPSPFSSFKGPHSLVYVLASREKRERNLEDLLLLDAHGHISELTYSNIFWAKALTLFTPSLATGCLNGVMRRNLLKKANDAGWIVEEEIFQPEVLQEAEVVFSSNVMGLRPIQSIEGQPLALDSKLLQEIKQFALWS, encoded by the coding sequence GTGTACATAATCTACAACGGACAATTCCTGCCTGAACAGGATTTAAGACTCCCTCTCACCAACAGAGCCTTTCAATACAACGACGGGTTCTTTGAGACGTTGGTGTGGGAGAAAGGCAGGCTACGTTTACTTGTAGAGCATATAGAAAGGATGCAGGAAGCCGCTTCCACCCTTGGTTTGAAGTTGCCAACTGATTTGAGCCCTTCCAACTTAGAAGAACAGGTAAAGGCCTTAACTGAGATGAATGACTGCTCCGTTTTTGCCAGAGTCAAACTGAAAGTCTGGCGAAGCGGCCAAGGACTTTACATGCCCCAAATTGATACCGTAGATTGGCTTTTGACCGTTCAGCCAATGTCCGCCCCTTCTCGGGAGCCGCTAAACATTGGTATTTGCGCTGGCATTTGTACACAGCCCTCTCCCTTCTCAAGTTTCAAAGGACCACATTCTTTGGTGTATGTTTTGGCCAGCCGCGAGAAAAGGGAAAGGAACCTGGAGGATTTGCTTTTGCTGGATGCGCATGGCCATATTTCTGAACTCACCTATTCCAACATCTTCTGGGCGAAAGCCCTAACCCTTTTCACGCCTTCCCTAGCCACCGGTTGTCTGAACGGAGTTATGCGCCGGAATTTGCTAAAGAAGGCAAACGATGCCGGCTGGATAGTAGAAGAAGAGATATTTCAGCCTGAAGTGCTTCAAGAGGCAGAGGTAGTCTTCAGTTCAAATGTGATGGGCTTGCGGCCTATTCAGTCTATAGAAGGGCAACCGCTTGCGTTAGATTCCAAACTCCTTCAGGAGATTAAGCAATTCGCCTTATGGAGTTAA